DNA from Corynebacterium aurimucosum ATCC 700975:
CAATTTCGAGGGTGTTGGCGCGCACGTAGTCGAGGTCGAGCTCCTGAGCTAGGTCTTCGAGTACCTGGATGAAGCCGCCCGAGACCACTGCCACGCGGTAGCCCATGCGCTTGAGCGTGCGGATGGTGGTGCGTACGCCTGGGGTCAGGCGAATATCGTTGGCGGTTTCCTTAATGACCGATTCCGGCAACCCGGCCAGGGCGGAAACGCGCTCACGGAGAGACTCTTCGAAGTCCAGCTCACCGCGCATAGCACGCTCCGTCACTGCAGCAACCTCGGCCTCCTTGCCGGCGTGGGCGGCCAACATCTCGATGACCTCGCCGGTGATGAGGGTGGAATCGCAGTCAAAGCAGATGAGGCGCTTTGAGCGGCGTTGTAGGCCGGAGCGCTCGATGGCGATGTCCACGCCCTGCTCCGTGGCGAGACGCGCCAGCATGGCGCGCACAGGGTCGGAAGCTCCCTCAATGGTGATGTAGAGCTCGAGACCATTGAGCGGGTAGGTAGAAAGCCCGCGGATGCGGTCGATGTTGACGTTGAGATTGGCCAACTCTTTGGCAATCGCCGACATGTGGCTGGCGTTGAGCTGGCGCCCCAGCACCACGACGACGTGCGTGGAGCGCGGCCGTGAGGTTGCCTCCTCTTCCCGAAGGTCCACGTTGATGGATTGGGCATAGATGCTCAACGTGTTGCGCAGGCCCTGCTCAAGTGCTTCGAGACGGGAGGCCTGCACCCGGATATACGCGGAAAGGGAGATGCGGCCGGAAAAGATAGCCTGTTCGGCGTCGACGAGCTCGACGTTGTGGGAGCTCAGGACTCGGAAGAAGGCGGCCGATACACCTGGCTTGTCGGGGCCAGAGGCGGTGACAACGGCAAAGACTTGTTCACTGTGATTATCCACGGGCCTCATTATCGCACACCGCAATCTCGGAATCTCCACCAACGGCAAACGCCGCCTCCCCATCGCTGTGATGGGGAGGCGGCGTTATCAGGAGTACTCAGCTAGTGAGTGCTTAGTGGCCGGAGTGTGCTTCCTCGCGCATGCGCTTAACCATGTGCGGGTAGTGCAGCTCGAAGGCCGGACGCTCGGAGCGGATGCGCGGCAGGGATACGAAGTTGTGGCGCGGCGGCGGGCAGGAGGTAGCCCACTCGAGGGAGTTGCCGTAGCCCCACGGATCGTCCACGGTGACGATCTCGCCGTAGCGCCAGGACTTGAAGACGTTCCACACCAGCGGGATGACCGAGGCACCGAGGACGAAGGAGAAGATAGTGGAAATCTGGTTGAAGACCGTGAAGCCATCAGACTCCAGGTAGTCGGCGTAACGACGCGGCATACCCATGTTGCCCACCCAGTGCTGGATAAGGAAGGTGCCGTGGAAGCCGATGAAGGTCAGCCAGAAGTGAATCTTGCCTAGGCGCTCATCGAGCATGCGGCCGGTCATCTTCGGGAACCAGAAGTACAGGCCAGCGAAAGCGGAGAACACCACGGTACCGAACAGGGTGTAGTGGAAGTGAGCAATCAGGAAGTAGGACTCAGCAAGGTGGAAGTCCAGTGCCGGGGAGGCCAGCATAATACCGGTCATACCGCCGAAGAGGAAGGTTGCCAGGAAGCCCATGGCGAAGATCATCGAGGTATCCCAGGTGATGTGGCCCTTCCACATAGTGCCGACCCAGTTGAAGAACTTCACGCCGGTCGGAACCGCAATCAGGAAGGTCATGAAGGAGAAGAACGGCAGCAGAATAGCACCGGTCACGAACATGTGGTGAGCCCACACGGCCATGGACAGCGCACCGATGGCCAGCAGAGCAAAGACCAGGCCAATGTAGCCGAAGACCGGCTTGCGGGCGAAGACCGGCACAACCTCAGAAATGATGCCGAAGAATGGCAGTGCCAAGACGTAGACCTCCGGGTGACCGAAGAACCAGAAGAGGTGCTGCCACAGGATGCCGCCACCGTTGGCGGAGTCGAAGATGTGGCCGCCCAGCTTGCGGTCATACAGCACGCCTAGCGCCGCAGCGGTCAGCAGCGGGAAGATCATCAGTACGATGACGGACGCGGTGAAGATAGCCCACGTGAAGACCGGCAGACGGAACATGGTCATACCCGGTGCACGCAAGGTGAGAACCGTGGTGATCATGTTGATAGCGGAAGCAATGGTACCGACACCGGTAGCACCCACACCGACAATCCACATGTCAGCGCCGATGCCCGGGGTGTGGACCGAGTCAGCCAGCGGCATGTACATGGTCCAGCCGAAGTCAGCAGCACCGCCTGGGGTCAAGAAGCCCGCGAGCATCACGATGCCGCCGGTCAGGGTAATCCAGAAACCGAAAGCGTTCAGACGCGGGAAGGCCACATCCGGTGCACCAATCTGCAGGGGCAGAACGTAGTTACCGAATGCCCACACCACTGGTGTTGCAAACAGCAGCAGCATGACGGTGCCGTGCATGGTGAACAGCTGGTTGAACTGCTCGTTGGACAGGAACTGCAATCCTGGGGTGAAAAGCTCAGCGCGAAGCAGCAGAGCCATGAAGCCACCGAGGAAGAAGAAGCTGAAGGACATGATCATGTACATGATGCCCAGCTGCTTGTGGTCGGTGGTGGTTAGCATCGTCCAAGCCTTGGAACCGGTCTTT
Protein-coding regions in this window:
- the serB gene encoding phosphoserine phosphatase SerB; its protein translation is MRPVDNHSEQVFAVVTASGPDKPGVSAAFFRVLSSHNVELVDAEQAIFSGRISLSAYIRVQASRLEALEQGLRNTLSIYAQSINVDLREEEATSRPRSTHVVVVLGRQLNASHMSAIAKELANLNVNIDRIRGLSTYPLNGLELYITIEGASDPVRAMLARLATEQGVDIAIERSGLQRRSKRLICFDCDSTLITGEVIEMLAAHAGKEAEVAAVTERAMRGELDFEESLRERVSALAGLPESVIKETANDIRLTPGVRTTIRTLKRMGYRVAVVSGGFIQVLEDLAQELDLDYVRANTLEIEDGKLTGRVIGDVVDRKAKEMFLREFAADSGLSMLQTVAVGDGANDIDMISAAGLGIAFNAKPALREVADTSVNHPYMDEILQILGIPMEEVASE
- the ctaD gene encoding cytochrome c oxidase subunit I, which encodes MTAVAPRLDDYVAPTRPEPTGNAKTGSKAWTMLTTTDHKQLGIMYMIMSFSFFFLGGFMALLLRAELFTPGLQFLSNEQFNQLFTMHGTVMLLLFATPVVWAFGNYVLPLQIGAPDVAFPRLNAFGFWITLTGGIVMLAGFLTPGGAADFGWTMYMPLADSVHTPGIGADMWIVGVGATGVGTIASAINMITTVLTLRAPGMTMFRLPVFTWAIFTASVIVLMIFPLLTAAALGVLYDRKLGGHIFDSANGGGILWQHLFWFFGHPEVYVLALPFFGIISEVVPVFARKPVFGYIGLVFALLAIGALSMAVWAHHMFVTGAILLPFFSFMTFLIAVPTGVKFFNWVGTMWKGHITWDTSMIFAMGFLATFLFGGMTGIMLASPALDFHLAESYFLIAHFHYTLFGTVVFSAFAGLYFWFPKMTGRMLDERLGKIHFWLTFIGFHGTFLIQHWVGNMGMPRRYADYLESDGFTVFNQISTIFSFVLGASVIPLVWNVFKSWRYGEIVTVDDPWGYGNSLEWATSCPPPRHNFVSLPRIRSERPAFELHYPHMVKRMREEAHSGH